A section of the Telopea speciosissima isolate NSW1024214 ecotype Mountain lineage chromosome 3, Tspe_v1, whole genome shotgun sequence genome encodes:
- the LOC122655157 gene encoding uncharacterized protein Mb2253c-like has protein sequence MDPIKYLFEKPSLIGRMVRWLLLLSEFDITYVNQKSIKGRAISDHLVAHPTTSDSRPVEDLFPDEELCLVRESKEAGWQLYFDGVANQKEYGAGVLLVTPDGSHLPMSFRLEFSCTNNIAEYKACAIGLEMALSKGAERIKVFGDSSVVICQTQGKWKTRHDELKPYQEYLEQMIRCFKKISFEYLPKDNNRFVDALATLASMLEYNSQAKI, from the coding sequence ATGGACCCGATCAAGTACCTTTTTGAGAAGCCATCCTTGATTGGAAGAATGGTcaggtggttgttgttgttatcagaatttgacataacctATGTCAATCAAAAATCCATAAAGGGGCGAGCAATATCAGATCACTTAGTCGCGCATCCAACAACGTCAGATTCACGGCCCGTGGAAGATTTGTTTCCTGATGAAGAGTTGTGTCTCGTTAGAGAAAGTAAAGAAGCAGGATGGCAGTTATACTTTGATGGAGTTGCAAACCAGAAGGAATATGGAGCGGGTGTGTTGCTAGTAACTCCTGATGGGTCTCATTTACCTATGTCTTTCCGTCTAGAATTCAGTTGCACCAATAATATTGCAGAATACAAAGCATGCGCCATTGGTTTGGAAATGGCCTTATCTAAGGGTGCAGAAAGAATTAAAGTATTCGGAGACTCATCAGTAGTGATTTGTCAGACTCAAGGAAAGTGGAAAACAAGACATGACGAATTGAAACCCTATCAAGAGTATCTAGAGCAGATGATCAGGTGCTTTAAGAAAATCTCTTTCGAATATCTGCCAAAGGACAATAATAGATTTGTAGATGCTCTGGCTACTTTGGCCTCCATGTTAGAATATAATTCCCAAGCCAAAATATGA